CGGTACATGCCCAGACCGGGACGGGGAGCGCCGAAACCATCACCAACATGGCGGAACTTCTTGCGCTTGCATCTGGCGGAGTCCGCGGGGATGGACTTCTTTGTCATTCCGACTGCGACGTTTGGAGTGCTATTGGGATTTGTGGTTGTGAGTCACCGGGACAGGCGAATCCTCCACCTCAATGTGACAGCGCACCCGACGGAAGAATGGACGAAGCAGCAGTTGCGAGATGCCTTTCCCTGGGCCAGTGCTCCGAGGTACTTGCACCGAGATAGGGACAAGCTCTACTCCGAGGGCGTTCGCGCCACGCTTACCCATTTGGGGATTCGCGAGGTGCCGAGTGCAGCACGGTGTCCGTGGCAGAATCCCTATGCGGAGAGAGTCATCGGCTCGATACGTAGGGAACTGCTGGACCATGTCGTCGTCCTGAACGAAGCCCACGCTCGGCGCCTACTGCGCGAATACCAGCGCTACTACAACGCGAGCCGGACGCACCTATCGCTCGGGAAAGATGCGCCCGAGACGCGTGAGGTGCAGGGCACGGGGCACGGGGCCAAGGTGATAGAGCTACGCGAAGTCTTCGGGCTCCACCACCGGTACGAGCGCCGCGCTGCGTAGAGTCTCGGTCCTTCCAACAACACCCTCGCAGATCCGCGCATGCTGCACCAGCCTACCTGCGTTCGCAGGACGGGAGGGAAGTGTCCACACGCGGGCAGAGAGGTGTTGAGGCGTCTGAGCCGGGCGTAATTCCGACCTCTGTCAAACGGAAGGGAGGACCCACGGCTCGTCATGCGAATCGCTCACGTCATGACGCGCGTTTTGACGCAGCTTTGACGCACTCATGACGCAGCGACCGAATTTTGGGTAGGCACAGGTGAACTGCGTGGCGAGGCTGGCTTTGATGGCCGCGTCACGGAGCTGCCCAAGCACCTCGGCCGAGGCGCCAGAGACAGCGGCCACGCCCGCCACGGCCTGCTCGAATTGGCCGGCGGTGTTGGCCAGGGACAACGACGCGCCAATGGTGACGGCGCCCGCCGAGAAGAGGGCCATGGCGACGCCGAGCCGCTGGAATGCGCCCTCGATGCGCGCGGTGCCCAACCCCACACGCCTGTCCAGGCGCGTGAAGTTGACCTCGAGCTGGGTGAAAACGCCGGAGGCCAAGTCTCTCGCGGTGAAGATGAAGCCCAGGCCGAGGTTGTTGAGCACGCGCTACCTCCGCTTCGCGGACTTCTCCAAGACCTTCGCCTCGCGATTGCGTTGCTGGCCGATGCGCTCGAGGAGCCAGTCCCTGTCCGAGGTGGGCAGCTCCAGCGCGTCACCGAGGGGAGCTGCGAGGCCGCTGCCGCCGTGCTGGTGCCAGCACAACTGGAAGAGGCCCTCGCGCCACGTCTCCAGCGTCACGCCGGGGAAGAGGTGGAGCGCTCCCGGCGCCTCGCTGTCCGGGCTTGTCCCGGAAGGAAAAAACCCCGGTCGAAAGGGAGTTCCACCTCCTGGCGCATGAAGCACTCGGAGCACTCGACTTCGAGCGTCGTGTCCACGCCGCAGTCGACGCGGTCGAACTCGTCGACGAGGTAGTCGGCGTCACGCAGCGTGAGGTCCTCGAGGAAGCGCCGCTTGTCGCGCGCATCCACGCCGTCAACGTCCAGCACCCGGTAGGCGAGGACGGAGGAGAGCAGCTTCTCCGGCGCCGCGCGCTGGAGCTGCGGCAGGCGCCGCTCGTCCTCCCCTGTCAGCAGCTTGAAGCGCACGCGCTTGCCAGCGTCGGGCAGCGTCGTCTCGAAGCGGTTGCCGGCCATGAAGGCCGCGCGGCTGGCGTCCGAGAGGGCGCGCACCGGGAGCTGCGTCAAGTCCAGCTCCCAGTCGATGCGGGCCCGGCAGGCGGCATTCTGGCAGGGGACGGCGAAGACGTACTCGGGGCCGTAGGTGAGGACACGCACCTGAAGGAGCGCGTAGAAGCGGTCCCCCTGCAGCACCCGGCTCCAGTCCACTTTCCCATCGGCGAGGACGTAGGGGCCTGCCTCCAGCAGCTCTTCCCAGCACGCGGAGAGCAGCTCATCCACCTGGCCGCCGCTCTTCGCCAGCTTGCGGTCCGCGAGGACCCGCTCCTCTCGCACCTTCATGCCGCGGATGCGGCCCGTCAGCCCCGAGGGGCATGAGATGATGTTCGCCATGTCCTTCCTCCAGGAAGGACAAAGGCCTCGAACCACAAATCGGGGACATCCAGTAGGTTGACATGCGACAATAGCGGGAAGCGCGTGTCGCCATCGCGCACAGACTAATCTGCGGCTCCACCAGAGGGGGGCCGGAGGCTCTTCCTGCGGCCCCCGTGCCATTTTGGCCGAACCGACTTGCCTGAAGAGGTGTAGGCTCATGCATGCTACGTGCCGAGAGATTGCTCCTCTGGAGCCGGAAGCGGAAGTTGCGCCGGTGATGGGGTCGGGGTGGGAGGCTTGGTAAACCGGTTCGGCTGTAGCCCCTCCGTTTTGGGTACGACATCTGGCCTGCCGCAATAGAGCAGCGGGTAGTTGCCTGAAGAGGTTTCGGTGATCATCGTTCCAAAATTCCCCGACACTTGGCCAAAAGAGTGCCCACCCGACGATGCAGTGGACGCTCATGGGGTTGTGTATCGGATCATTAGCGGCGAGGCCGCAACTCCTGAAGACTTCAAGAGCTATGAGGAGCTGGGACTAGCCCCAAACGCCCCGGCTTGTTCTCGAAGGTCAGTGTCGGTATTTAACAGCCGCCAGGGGGCCTGTCATCGATTGAAGCTGTCGCCTCGTCTTGGCAAGGGGGTTGCAGAGGGCTCCATTGACGCGACATGCGGCAAGATGAAGCTTACGAGCACTAAGTCAGGGCATATCGACTGGTGGCCATATGAGGGAATTAATCGGCTTGCCAGGTTCAAGGAAACACAGCCATGCCCATGAAGGCGCCCGACTCGGGACGAGCAATTGGGGCGGAGTTTCTAGGCTCAGGGGCTGTTGAGGAAAGCCTTTATGAGGCAGATGGCCCGGTTCTTTTTACGACAATTAGCAAGGCGGGCCAGCAGCTCCTTGCTTATGTCGCCGACGAGTCTGTTGACGGGACTTGGCTCATTCTCTCTGCGTGCACGCCAAGAGTGGTTGACGAGCTCAAGCGCGGCCAGATAGCTGTTCGCGACGCATTGACTTCATCTTGGATGTGGCTGGCATTTAAGGGGGTGGATGGGAGCCTCACAAGAGCATGGTCGATTTTGCCTGATGAGGTTCCTGACGGCCACCTACCAGCGCCTGGAACGCCGTTGCTGCCCGAGCACGAGCCCGTCATCACCGCACGTGCAAAAGGGGAGTCAATAGTGGCAGGTGCTACTCCTGCCAGTGTTGTGGCTTTTGTTGCGGATTCCACCCGTAAGGCCATCAAGATCCTCCTTGAATGGGTACTTGAGCGGCCCAATGAGGGGCGTCCGCCCGACGAATTGCGGACCTTGTACGATCTGCCTGTTCAGCGTTTTGCTTTTAATAGTTTTGAAGTTGCGTTCGGTTCGCCAAGCGGAACCTTCGACTCCGAAGAGCTCAGGCGCGCAGCGAATTTGTTGCAGAAGGGGCTTGCTTGGGCTTCCGATGATAACGAGCACCCTCTGAGCGCGGTTTCAGA
This genomic stretch from Myxococcus fulvus harbors:
- a CDS encoding integrase core domain-containing protein; this translates as MDFFVIPTATFGVLLGFVVVSHRDRRILHLNVTAHPTEEWTKQQLRDAFPWASAPRYLHRDRDKLYSEGVRATLTHLGIREVPSAARCPWQNPYAERVIGSIRRELLDHVVVLNEAHARRLLREYQRYYNASRTHLSLGKDAPETREVQGTGHGAKVIELREVFGLHHRYERRAA